The proteins below come from a single Eubacterium limosum genomic window:
- a CDS encoding ABC transporter ATP-binding protein, whose translation MSVLLNAQNLTKYYDKNQCPALDRVSFKVASGEFVGIMGASGSGKTTLLNVLSTIDSPTEGSITLGGMNIQGLNDNAAADFRRDHLGFIFQEYFLLDSLTVQENIAVPLTLIGAPAHKIDTTVQKLAERFGIASLLGKYPAQLSGGQRQRTAAARALVKNPDVLFADEPTGALDSASAAALLKKLSAVNAELKTTILMVTHDAYAASFASRILIFKDGRITKALHRKEETSSRFYTQILNAVSSLDQ comes from the coding sequence ATGTCCGTTTTACTGAATGCACAAAATCTGACCAAATATTATGACAAAAACCAATGTCCGGCTCTGGATCGTGTTTCGTTCAAAGTAGCCTCCGGTGAATTTGTAGGGATTATGGGCGCCTCCGGCTCCGGGAAAACCACCCTGCTCAATGTCCTGTCCACCATTGATTCACCCACAGAAGGGAGCATCACCCTCGGCGGGATGAATATACAAGGGCTCAACGACAATGCCGCAGCAGATTTCCGGCGTGACCACCTTGGGTTTATCTTTCAGGAATATTTTCTGCTCGACAGTCTGACAGTACAGGAAAACATCGCCGTACCGCTTACGCTGATCGGCGCTCCGGCCCACAAAATTGACACAACGGTTCAAAAGCTGGCAGAGCGTTTTGGCATCGCTTCCCTTTTGGGCAAATACCCCGCCCAGCTCTCCGGTGGACAGCGCCAGAGGACCGCTGCAGCAAGAGCCTTGGTGAAAAACCCCGACGTCCTCTTCGCCGACGAGCCCACCGGAGCACTGGATTCCGCCTCAGCGGCTGCCCTCCTGAAAAAGCTCAGCGCGGTAAATGCCGAGCTGAAGACCACCATCCTCATGGTAACCCATGACGCCTATGCCGCAAGCTTTGCAAGCCGCATCCTCATTTTTAAGGATGGACGCATCACTAAAGCGCTGCACCGAAAAGAAGAGACATCTTCCCGTTTCTATACGCAGATTCTAAACGCTGTTTCAAGTTTAGACCAGTAG
- a CDS encoding FtsX-like permease family protein, whose amino-acid sequence MKLFDLAYKNLKKNYRFYLLYFLSVTLVLAVYSCFKAFSMNTLVMEKISEDGRVETMTSVVSVILMAFVLFYMAYSNSFFTKRRMGELGIYALLGFRKTKIMVLLFFENLLIISVALLSGLIIGSFLHRGVILLLTVLLKLKINLSEIPLFNPAALSQTILFVSAALIFLLLSNGFFLKKVSVLSIVKLEKKSEKPLKLHPASAVLGLAFLVSGYCLAFNITAGIRSLWVTVGFLPMAGLTFLLVTTGTIFFIHSFLPFGIQSIRRHKKMFYRPDTIIVLPKFVHRIRSNARILILLTLLSAATLGILGSTLCTYSFSEQGLSRITPAALEFPGDNPEKMQEALSLIQRHHPVEDYQVIETNLLIAASNSSELPDFEYTRKNNGPHFAIMSETDYNQRMSAMKKAAAPSLTQNEAILVRYLSDSSLSAGATYDLALPDGTSQRVYIVETTLNNATGFANEGVGTLVISDTLYAALVQSNLEATSVVSIFGSSLSEDSATAEALSPLFEDDYRFASACLKRDEFLIASSPNLLLTAFGAFIFFIAMGCILYFKSVSDTSYDIKDFEILKKLGCQNKALHRIIAKQNLILFSIPCILGGLHSFFALQCYNALMPQIISSAALLPPFMLSYVLYLLVFALYYIITQYACCRIADKA is encoded by the coding sequence ATGAAACTTTTTGACCTTGCCTATAAAAACCTTAAAAAAAATTATCGCTTCTACCTGCTGTATTTTCTTTCTGTCACCCTTGTTCTCGCAGTTTACAGCTGCTTTAAGGCTTTTTCCATGAATACCTTAGTCATGGAAAAAATATCTGAGGACGGACGGGTTGAGACAATGACGAGTGTGGTCTCTGTGATCCTCATGGCTTTTGTCCTGTTCTATATGGCCTATTCCAACAGCTTCTTCACAAAACGGCGAATGGGAGAGCTGGGTATTTACGCCCTGCTTGGCTTTCGAAAAACAAAAATAATGGTGCTTCTTTTTTTTGAAAATCTTCTGATCATTTCTGTTGCCCTGCTTTCAGGCTTGATCATCGGCAGTTTTTTACATAGAGGCGTGATTCTTCTGTTGACAGTTCTCCTGAAATTAAAAATTAATCTGTCCGAAATTCCACTTTTTAATCCAGCTGCATTATCTCAAACGATCCTGTTTGTCTCTGCCGCTCTGATTTTTCTTCTCCTGTCCAATGGCTTTTTTTTAAAAAAGGTCAGCGTCTTGTCCATAGTAAAACTTGAGAAGAAAAGTGAAAAGCCCTTAAAGCTTCATCCTGCTTCGGCTGTTCTTGGGCTGGCATTTCTGGTTTCAGGCTACTGCCTGGCTTTTAACATTACCGCAGGTATCCGATCCCTCTGGGTCACCGTTGGATTTCTGCCCATGGCTGGGCTGACCTTTCTTCTGGTAACCACTGGAACAATATTCTTTATTCACTCCTTTCTGCCCTTTGGCATCCAAAGCATCCGCAGACATAAAAAAATGTTTTATAGGCCGGATACCATCATAGTTTTACCAAAGTTTGTCCACCGCATCCGCAGCAACGCGCGGATACTTATCCTGCTCACCCTCCTCTCTGCCGCAACCCTTGGTATCCTCGGCTCCACGCTCTGTACCTATTCCTTTTCGGAGCAGGGCCTTTCCAGAATCACCCCCGCCGCCCTTGAATTTCCTGGCGATAATCCAGAAAAAATGCAGGAGGCCCTCAGCCTTATCCAGCGCCATCACCCCGTGGAGGATTATCAGGTCATTGAAACGAACCTGCTGATCGCTGCTTCCAACTCATCTGAACTTCCAGATTTTGAGTACACCAGAAAAAACAATGGCCCGCATTTCGCCATTATGAGCGAGACCGACTACAATCAGAGAATGTCCGCCATGAAAAAAGCTGCCGCACCGTCTCTCACACAAAATGAAGCGATCCTCGTGCGCTATCTGAGTGACAGCAGCCTGTCTGCTGGAGCCACCTATGACCTCGCATTGCCAGACGGAACATCGCAGCGTGTTTATATCGTAGAGACCACTCTGAACAACGCTACCGGCTTTGCCAACGAAGGCGTTGGAACACTGGTTATTTCAGACACCCTCTATGCCGCGTTAGTGCAATCGAACCTTGAAGCGACCTCAGTGGTCAGTATTTTTGGGAGCAGCCTGTCAGAGGACTCCGCCACAGCCGAAGCCCTCTCACCGCTTTTCGAGGATGACTACCGTTTCGCAAGCGCCTGCCTTAAGAGGGATGAATTTCTGATTGCCAGCAGTCCAAACCTGCTCTTAACCGCCTTTGGCGCGTTCATATTTTTTATTGCCATGGGCTGTATCCTCTATTTCAAAAGCGTCTCGGATACCAGCTATGACATAAAGGATTTTGAGATCTTAAAAAAGCTGGGCTGCCAAAATAAAGCCCTGCACCGCATCATTGCAAAACAGAACCTGATTCTTTTCAGCATTCCCTGTATTCTCGGCGGCTTACACAGCTTCTTTGCCCTGCAGTGCTACAATGCCCTCATGCCGCAAATCATCAGCAGCGCTGCTCTGCTGCCGCCTTTTATGCTGTCCTACGTTTTGTACCTGCTCGTTTTTGCGCTGTACTATATCATCACACAATATGCCTGCTGCAGAATCGCCGACAAGGCCTGA